From Pseudomonadota bacterium, the proteins below share one genomic window:
- the ruvC gene encoding crossover junction endodeoxyribonuclease RuvC, with protein MIVIGVDPGTIRTGWGVVRRDGNRITRLASGTIFLDDSLEVEDRLVPLEAAVDRILTEHGPDEAAVESLFFSKNALSALKLGHARGVIVLALRRRGLRVASYPPALVKRSIVGGGRAAKGQVQRVVQAILKMPGLPAEDEADALAIALCHANAPRR; from the coding sequence ATGATCGTCATCGGGGTCGACCCCGGAACGATCCGCACCGGCTGGGGCGTCGTGCGGCGCGACGGGAACCGGATCACGCGGCTCGCCTCCGGGACGATCTTCCTCGACGACTCCCTCGAGGTGGAGGACCGGCTCGTGCCGCTCGAGGCCGCCGTCGACCGGATCCTGACCGAGCACGGTCCCGACGAGGCGGCGGTCGAGAGCCTGTTCTTCTCCAAGAACGCCCTGTCCGCGCTGAAGCTCGGTCACGCGCGCGGCGTCATCGTGCTCGCCCTCCGGCGCCGCGGCCTCCGCGTGGCGTCGTACCCGCCGGCGCTCGTCAAGCGCTCCATCGTCGGGGGCGGGCGCGCGGCCAAGGGCCAGGTGCAGCGCGTCGTGCAGGCGATCCTGAAGATGCCGGGGCTCCCGGCCGAGGACGAGGCCGACGCCCTGGCGATCGCCCTGTGCCACGCCAACGCCCCGCGGCGCTAG
- a CDS encoding M23 family metallopeptidase, translating to MPGTGKTPEEPPEEPLTPAPDPVPLSARSRSAAQRRAVFASGALLAAVLGCAAGFFAVTSGHETGSKGDTIGLQSTAEWLGITTPDGGAGTVDTEPNSSKSGGYFDAKGYEAGGGDGGAAGPAAAVAKESGVTETADTRILRGEVRTGVAVIKSLTSLGLSAVDAQLVINAMSGIFDFRRAKPGQKFELSIDKKTRHPIKFRYEASLTDIYVVDRTGDGYRARAVKVPTEKRIRTFGGTISRSLYAALEELGAFPSLTGSVVDVLSTQVDFYKEQRPGDTFRIIIEEESLKGTFLGYGPVLAMEYSGVKSGVRRFFRFRAGDDDATYYDAKGISVPRSEIRIPLHYTRISSPFGVRFHPVLKQKKMHNGVDFAAPSGTPVWACADGVVSLAAHAGANGNLVSIQHGDGLSSYYAHLSRFAAGLRQGAPVRARQTIGFVGNTGRSTGPHLHFGLKKNGKFIDPLKYKVRPGRPAPPKHAAQLAAVIRERSAMLDRVKIAAPSGPLEKVPDAGSEVLGVEEDM from the coding sequence ATGCCCGGCACCGGAAAGACGCCCGAGGAGCCGCCCGAGGAGCCGCTCACCCCTGCCCCGGATCCGGTTCCCTTGAGCGCGCGAAGCCGCTCGGCCGCCCAGAGGCGCGCGGTCTTCGCCTCCGGCGCCCTGCTCGCCGCGGTCTTGGGGTGCGCCGCCGGATTCTTCGCGGTGACATCGGGTCATGAAACAGGTTCAAAAGGCGACACCATCGGTCTGCAGTCCACGGCCGAGTGGCTGGGGATAACGACTCCGGACGGCGGGGCCGGCACCGTCGACACTGAACCGAACTCCTCGAAATCCGGAGGGTATTTCGACGCCAAGGGGTACGAAGCCGGCGGCGGGGACGGCGGCGCGGCGGGGCCCGCGGCGGCGGTCGCAAAGGAGAGCGGCGTGACCGAGACCGCCGACACCCGGATCCTGCGGGGCGAGGTCAGGACCGGCGTCGCCGTGATCAAGAGCCTCACGTCGCTCGGCCTCTCCGCCGTGGACGCGCAGCTCGTCATCAACGCGATGAGCGGGATCTTCGACTTCCGCCGCGCCAAGCCCGGGCAGAAGTTCGAGCTCTCCATCGACAAGAAGACGCGCCATCCGATTAAATTTCGCTATGAGGCTTCCCTGACCGACATCTACGTCGTGGACAGGACCGGGGACGGCTACAGGGCCCGCGCCGTGAAGGTGCCCACCGAGAAGCGGATCCGGACCTTCGGCGGGACGATCTCCAGGTCGCTGTACGCCGCGCTCGAGGAGCTCGGCGCGTTCCCGTCGCTGACCGGCAGCGTCGTCGACGTGCTGTCGACGCAGGTGGACTTCTACAAGGAGCAGCGGCCGGGCGACACCTTCCGCATCATCATCGAGGAAGAGAGCCTGAAGGGCACGTTCCTCGGCTACGGCCCGGTGCTCGCCATGGAGTACTCGGGCGTGAAGTCCGGGGTGCGGCGGTTCTTCCGCTTCCGGGCCGGCGACGACGACGCGACCTACTACGACGCCAAGGGGATCTCGGTGCCGCGGTCCGAGATCCGGATCCCGCTCCACTACACGCGGATCTCCTCGCCGTTCGGCGTCCGCTTCCACCCGGTGCTCAAGCAGAAGAAGATGCACAACGGCGTCGACTTCGCCGCCCCCTCGGGCACGCCGGTGTGGGCGTGCGCCGACGGGGTCGTCTCCTTGGCCGCGCACGCCGGCGCCAACGGGAACCTCGTGTCGATCCAGCACGGCGACGGCCTGTCGTCGTACTACGCCCACCTCTCACGCTTCGCGGCGGGGCTCAGGCAGGGGGCGCCTGTCCGCGCGCGCCAGACGATCGGCTTCGTCGGCAACACGGGCCGCTCCACGGGCCCGCACCTCCACTTCGGCCTGAAGAAGAACGGCAAGTTCATCGATCCGCTGAAGTACAAGGTCCGCCCGGGCCGCCCCGCGCCCCCCAAGCACGCGGCCCAACTCGCCGCGGTGATCCGCGAGAGGAGCGCGATGCTCGATCGCGTGAAGATCGCCGCCCCGTCCGGTCCGCTCGAGAAGGTGCCCGACGCCGGCAGCGAGGTGCTCGGCGTCGAAGAGGACATGTAG
- a CDS encoding FKBP-type peptidyl-prolyl cis-trans isomerase: MKVDQGKMVTLEYTITTEKGEMIESSAGRGAPLAFLYGKSGVIPGLDEEIAGMEEGEEKEFDLPPEKAFGTVESGPVIDIPRNRLPADAKVAVGSMFEADLAGNSQTINMVVLEDRIEAIKVRVIHPLAGKTIHVKAKILSVRDARPEELGN; this comes from the coding sequence ATGAAAGTCGATCAGGGGAAGATGGTAACGCTGGAGTACACGATCACCACGGAGAAGGGTGAGATGATCGAATCGTCCGCCGGCCGCGGCGCGCCGCTCGCGTTCTTGTACGGGAAGAGCGGCGTCATCCCGGGGCTCGACGAGGAGATCGCGGGGATGGAAGAGGGCGAGGAGAAGGAGTTCGACCTCCCGCCGGAGAAGGCGTTCGGCACCGTCGAGTCGGGGCCGGTCATCGACATCCCCAGAAACCGGCTCCCCGCGGACGCGAAGGTCGCCGTGGGGTCGATGTTCGAGGCGGATCTCGCGGGCAACAGCCAGACTATCAACATGGTCGTGCTCGAGGATCGGATCGAGGCCATCAAGGTGCGCGTGATCCACCCGCTCGCCGGCAAGACGATCCACGTCAAGGCGAAGATCCTCAGCGTCCGCGACGCGCGTCCCGAAGAGCTCGGCAACTGA
- a CDS encoding PilZ domain-containing protein — MGEDDTRSYAEKRRQPRHAIRVDVNYRFGDTYLFSRSSNLSEMGIFLATPTPLARGTRIELSFADPAAPEPIRVDGEVVWTIEAKPGVEPGMGIRFIDPTPAARARVKALIRTTAYLE; from the coding sequence ATGGGAGAGGACGACACCAGGTCGTACGCCGAGAAGCGGAGGCAGCCTCGCCACGCCATCCGCGTGGACGTGAACTATAGGTTCGGCGACACCTACCTGTTCTCGCGGTCGAGCAACCTCTCTGAGATGGGCATCTTCCTCGCCACGCCGACGCCGCTCGCCCGCGGGACCCGGATCGAGCTCAGCTTCGCCGACCCCGCCGCCCCGGAGCCTATCCGCGTCGACGGCGAGGTGGTCTGGACGATCGAGGCGAAGCCGGGTGTCGAGCCCGGAATGGGCATCCGGTTCATCGATCCGACCCCGGCGGCGCGCGCGCGCGTCAAGGCGCTGATCCGGACGACGGCCTACCTCGAGTAG
- the murI gene encoding glutamate racemase has protein sequence MREEVTAGGAGDLPIGVFDSGLGGLTVVRAIRERLPHERIVYLGDSARVPYGTRSSETIERYAWNCSRFLVARGLKMLVIACNTATALALPSLRQRIEVPVLGVIKAGARAAATATRNRRVGVIGTAGTVGSGAYPREIDSRAPGCRVFQNAAPLLVPLAEEGWLEGEVPRLAVRRYVTPLVREGIDVLLLGCTHYPLLAGTIRGELDALGSPAAIVDSANAMASDVAIELARRGAERGAGEGTLECFVTDLPASFAEVAGRFLGGEVGSVEKVDIS, from the coding sequence GTGCGGGAGGAAGTGACCGCGGGCGGCGCCGGCGACCTGCCGATCGGCGTGTTCGACTCGGGGCTCGGCGGGCTGACCGTCGTACGCGCGATCCGCGAGCGGCTGCCCCACGAGCGGATCGTCTACCTCGGCGACAGCGCTCGCGTCCCGTACGGCACGCGCTCGTCGGAGACCATCGAGCGGTATGCATGGAACTGCTCCAGGTTTCTCGTGGCGCGCGGGCTCAAGATGCTGGTCATCGCCTGCAACACGGCGACCGCGCTCGCGCTGCCGTCGCTGCGGCAGCGGATCGAGGTGCCGGTGCTCGGCGTCATCAAGGCCGGCGCGCGCGCCGCCGCGACCGCGACCAGGAACAGGAGGGTCGGCGTCATCGGGACCGCCGGCACGGTCGGGTCGGGCGCCTACCCCCGGGAGATCGACTCGCGGGCGCCGGGGTGCCGCGTCTTCCAGAACGCCGCCCCGCTGCTCGTCCCGCTCGCCGAGGAGGGGTGGCTCGAGGGGGAGGTGCCGCGGCTCGCGGTGAGGCGCTACGTGACGCCGCTCGTGCGCGAGGGGATCGACGTCCTCCTCCTCGGGTGCACGCACTACCCGCTGCTCGCCGGGACGATCCGCGGGGAGCTCGACGCCCTGGGCAGCCCGGCGGCGATCGTCGACTCGGCCAACGCGATGGCCTCGGACGTCGCCATCGAGCTCGCGCGGCGCGGCGCGGAGCGCGGCGCGGGCGAGGGGACGCTCGAGTGCTTCGTCACCGACCTGCCGGCGAGCTTCGCCGAGGTCGCGGGCAGGTTCCTCGGGGGCGAGGTGGGCAGCGTCGAGAAGGTAGATATCTCCTGA
- the larC gene encoding nickel pincer cofactor biosynthesis protein LarC — protein sequence MTARVVYLDCSSGLSGDMIVSALIDLGVPLDVVSGAVARLPLEGCAIRVERETRRSMVVSRFFVDVAEGHQPHRHYADIRDMIAGSSIGPGARELALRIFRRRAEAEAKIHGEAVDDVHFHEVGAVDSIVDIVGAAAAFDHLGAEVVCGPVPLGCGFVETRHGVLPLPAPATLEILRGVPVEGTDVEAELTTPTGAAIVRSVAARFGRVPKMIPVRIGLGAGARCHEGRPGVLRAILGEATAALADDPDSCAVIEANIDDVTGEIAGHAIERILAEGALDAWITPIHMKKGRPAMALGALVRAADLERIGALVLAETPTIGLRHHAVGRIEMRREIREVETPFGKVRVKMARGPYGSANAAPEFEDCKRVALERGVPLKRVMAAAAGLAEAELRRDDAGGEPCGRK from the coding sequence ATGACGGCGCGCGTCGTCTACCTCGACTGCTCGTCCGGGCTGTCCGGCGACATGATCGTCTCGGCGCTGATCGATCTCGGCGTCCCGCTCGACGTCGTCTCGGGCGCGGTCGCGAGGCTGCCGCTCGAGGGCTGCGCGATTCGAGTCGAGCGCGAGACCCGCCGGTCGATGGTCGTCTCGCGGTTCTTCGTCGACGTCGCCGAGGGCCATCAGCCGCACCGCCACTACGCCGACATCCGCGACATGATCGCCGGCTCCTCGATCGGGCCGGGCGCGCGCGAGCTCGCGCTGCGGATCTTCCGCCGGCGCGCCGAGGCGGAGGCGAAGATCCACGGCGAGGCGGTCGACGACGTCCACTTCCACGAGGTCGGCGCGGTCGACTCGATCGTCGACATCGTGGGCGCCGCGGCCGCGTTCGATCACCTAGGCGCCGAGGTCGTGTGCGGCCCGGTGCCGCTCGGCTGCGGCTTCGTCGAGACGCGCCACGGCGTTTTGCCGCTGCCCGCGCCCGCGACCCTCGAGATCCTGCGGGGCGTCCCGGTCGAGGGCACCGACGTCGAGGCCGAGCTCACGACGCCGACCGGGGCCGCGATCGTGCGGAGCGTCGCCGCCCGCTTCGGCCGGGTCCCGAAGATGATCCCGGTACGGATCGGCCTCGGCGCCGGCGCGCGGTGTCACGAGGGGCGCCCCGGCGTGCTGCGCGCGATCCTCGGGGAGGCGACGGCGGCGCTCGCGGACGATCCCGACTCCTGCGCGGTCATCGAGGCGAACATCGACGACGTCACCGGCGAGATCGCCGGGCACGCGATCGAGCGGATCCTCGCCGAGGGGGCGCTCGACGCGTGGATCACGCCGATCCACATGAAGAAGGGGCGGCCGGCGATGGCGCTGGGCGCGCTCGTGCGGGCGGCCGATCTCGAGAGGATCGGCGCCCTCGTGCTCGCGGAGACGCCGACCATCGGGCTGCGCCACCACGCCGTCGGGCGGATCGAGATGCGGCGCGAGATCCGCGAGGTCGAGACGCCGTTCGGGAAGGTGCGGGTGAAGATGGCGCGCGGACCCTACGGCAGCGCGAACGCGGCGCCGGAGTTCGAGGACTGCAAGCGCGTGGCGCTGGAGCGCGGCGTGCCGCTCAAGCGCGTGATGGCCGCGGCGGCGGGCCTCGCGGAGGCGGAGCTTCGCCGCGACGACGCAGGAGGCGAACCGTGCGGGAGGAAGTGA
- the larB gene encoding nickel pincer cofactor biosynthesis protein LarB, giving the protein MDPKKLRDLLDGVQRGETSVEDAVEALAKLPFADIGGAVVDHHRAIRTGFPEVVLGEPKSAAQIALIAAELAKTGGNVLVTRVDADKAAAVIAALPAMRYAEEARCLVLERQEVQVRGAGPVAIVTAGTADSPVAEEAALVARLAGNEVVRINDVGVAGVHRLLHRLDDLRRATVIVVVAGMEGALPSVIAGLVAAPVIAVPTSIGYGASFGGVTALLGMLSSCSAGVTVVNIDNGFGAGYAASLVNRVGGRAR; this is encoded by the coding sequence ATGGATCCGAAGAAGCTGAGAGATCTCCTGGACGGCGTGCAGCGGGGCGAGACTTCGGTCGAAGACGCCGTGGAGGCGCTCGCGAAGCTGCCGTTCGCGGACATCGGCGGCGCGGTCGTCGATCACCACCGCGCGATCCGCACGGGCTTCCCCGAGGTGGTCCTCGGCGAGCCGAAGAGCGCGGCGCAGATCGCCCTCATCGCGGCCGAGCTCGCGAAGACCGGCGGCAACGTGCTCGTCACCCGCGTGGACGCGGACAAGGCCGCGGCCGTGATCGCGGCGCTGCCCGCCATGCGCTACGCCGAGGAGGCGCGCTGCCTCGTGCTCGAGCGGCAGGAGGTGCAGGTGCGCGGCGCCGGGCCCGTCGCGATCGTCACCGCCGGCACGGCGGACTCCCCGGTCGCCGAGGAGGCCGCGCTCGTGGCGCGCCTCGCCGGGAACGAGGTCGTGCGCATCAACGACGTCGGCGTGGCCGGCGTCCACCGCCTGCTCCACAGGCTCGACGACCTGCGGCGCGCGACGGTGATCGTCGTGGTCGCCGGCATGGAGGGCGCGCTGCCGTCCGTGATCGCGGGGCTCGTCGCGGCGCCCGTGATCGCCGTGCCGACCTCGATAGGCTACGGCGCGAGCTTCGGCGGCGTGACCGCGCTCCTCGGCATGCTGAGCAGCTGCTCGGCCGGGGTCACGGTCGTGAACATCGACAACGGCTTCGGCGCGGGCTACGCCGCGTCGCTCGTCAACCGGGTCGGCGGGAGGGCGCGATGA
- a CDS encoding DUF2442 domain-containing protein encodes MIPRIVEAEHRTGHKVYIRFAHGPAGVIDLADELDGPVFAPLADPKVFATLALSPDTRTVVWPNGADFAPEFLLDRLEATDKAPMKRGATAKKRARSGADVRR; translated from the coding sequence ATGATCCCGCGCATCGTCGAAGCCGAGCACCGAACCGGGCACAAGGTGTACATCCGGTTCGCGCACGGTCCTGCCGGAGTGATCGATCTCGCCGACGAGCTCGACGGCCCGGTGTTCGCGCCGCTGGCGGATCCGAAGGTGTTCGCGACGCTCGCCCTGAGCCCGGACACGCGCACGGTCGTCTGGCCGAACGGCGCGGACTTCGCGCCGGAGTTCCTGCTAGACCGGCTCGAGGCGACCGACAAAGCCCCGATGAAGCGAGGAGCGACCGCGAAGAAGCGAGCTCGCAGCGGGGCGGACGTCCGCCGGTAG
- a CDS encoding DUF4160 domain-containing protein — MPEISRFYGIVIAMYFRDHEPAHFHALYGDYEITVAIGDGTIEGRFPKRALALVVEWYERHHAELKENWRRVLEKRPLEPIDGLE, encoded by the coding sequence ATGCCCGAGATATCGCGCTTCTATGGCATCGTGATCGCCATGTACTTCCGCGACCATGAGCCCGCGCATTTTCATGCGCTCTACGGCGACTACGAGATCACCGTCGCGATCGGAGACGGGACGATCGAGGGTCGCTTCCCGAAGCGTGCGCTCGCTCTCGTTGTCGAGTGGTACGAACGGCACCATGCCGAGCTCAAGGAGAACTGGCGGCGAGTGCTGGAGAAGAGGCCGCTCGAGCCGATCGACGGGCTCGAGTAG
- a CDS encoding SBBP repeat-containing protein, translated as MSARTECSSASQARVLAVLAVLFVLVSACSKDPKDNSDDNDAGGTDTDSDSDTDTDTDTDTDSDTDTDTDTDTDTDTDTDTDTDTDTAAYQWHTFFGASGFDAGLSLAMDGSGNIYVTGTSSVSWDGPSGESPLHAHSGQLDSYVLELDSSGAYQWHAFYGASGDDKGLSLAVNGGENVYVSGCSSASWDGPAGQPPLHEHSGDQDVFVLALDI; from the coding sequence ATGAGCGCGAGAACAGAATGCTCTTCGGCGTCGCAGGCCCGCGTCCTTGCCGTCCTTGCCGTCCTTTTTGTCCTTGTCTCTGCTTGCTCCAAGGACCCGAAGGACAACAGCGACGACAACGACGCCGGTGGCACCGACACCGACTCTGATTCAGACACCGATACCGATACCGATACCGACACCGACTCAGACACCGATACGGACACGGATACCGATACGGATACGGATACCGATACGGACACGGACACCGATACGGACACCGCTGCGTACCAGTGGCACACATTTTTTGGGGCGAGCGGCTTCGACGCCGGTCTCTCATTGGCGATGGACGGCAGCGGAAACATCTACGTGACCGGCACCTCTTCTGTTTCCTGGGATGGTCCTTCGGGAGAGAGCCCGCTGCACGCGCATTCCGGGCAACTGGACAGTTACGTTCTCGAATTGGATTCGAGCGGCGCATATCAATGGCACGCGTTCTACGGGGCCAGCGGCGATGACAAAGGTCTCTCACTCGCAGTGAACGGCGGCGAAAACGTTTATGTGTCTGGCTGCTCCTCTGCTTCCTGGGATGGACCTGCGGGGCAGCCTCCGTTGCACGAGCATTCCGGAGATCAGGACGTTTTTGTCCTCGCGCTCGACATCTGA
- a CDS encoding peptidylprolyl isomerase yields the protein MRRARRNGGWLAICAVLCACGDDKAPRAPERETAATAVADGADEAADRAERPRGEPAPRSNQRLAASNILVAYAGAEKAAPAVTRTKDEAKALAEGLYARVRAGEDFGALADRYSDGPERGHAGRLGVFTASKMLPAIAKTVAGLDEGAVAPPVESGMGFHVIRRDKIEEIFAAMIVVSFQGAQNAPAGVTRSRDEARKVAGEVIAAARAPGAAFSDVAMKHSDHLTRERGGYVGRVFRGLFPPALDAVAFSLAPGEIGGPLEMVNGFTIVRRLPEAFVRHVLVAFEGARNAPTGVTRSREDAAALAAEVLEKLKRGDDFAGVAAKYSDCPSKAEGGDLGVVAEGTMTPRFEAAVFSLAPGARSGVVETEFGFHVLERLR from the coding sequence ATGCGGCGCGCGAGACGAAACGGAGGCTGGCTGGCGATCTGCGCGGTCCTCTGCGCGTGCGGGGACGACAAGGCGCCCCGCGCGCCGGAGCGGGAGACCGCGGCCACGGCCGTCGCCGACGGCGCCGACGAGGCTGCCGACCGGGCCGAGCGCCCGCGCGGCGAGCCCGCGCCGCGATCGAACCAGCGTTTGGCGGCGTCCAACATCCTCGTCGCGTACGCCGGCGCCGAGAAGGCCGCTCCCGCGGTGACGCGCACGAAGGACGAGGCGAAGGCGCTCGCCGAGGGGCTGTACGCGCGGGTCCGGGCGGGCGAGGATTTCGGCGCGCTCGCGGACAGGTACTCGGACGGGCCGGAGCGCGGCCACGCCGGGCGGCTGGGCGTGTTCACCGCTTCGAAGATGCTGCCCGCGATCGCGAAGACCGTCGCCGGCCTCGACGAGGGTGCGGTGGCGCCGCCGGTCGAGAGCGGCATGGGGTTCCACGTCATCCGCCGCGACAAGATCGAGGAGATCTTCGCGGCGATGATCGTCGTGTCGTTCCAGGGCGCCCAGAACGCGCCCGCGGGGGTCACGCGGAGCCGCGACGAGGCGCGGAAGGTCGCCGGGGAGGTGATCGCGGCGGCGCGCGCGCCGGGCGCGGCGTTCTCGGACGTCGCGATGAAGCACTCGGATCACCTGACCCGCGAGCGGGGCGGCTACGTGGGGCGCGTGTTCCGCGGGCTCTTCCCGCCGGCCCTCGACGCGGTGGCGTTCTCGCTCGCGCCCGGGGAGATCGGCGGCCCTCTGGAGATGGTGAACGGCTTCACGATCGTCCGCCGCCTCCCGGAGGCGTTCGTCCGGCACGTGCTCGTCGCGTTCGAGGGTGCCCGGAACGCGCCGACGGGCGTGACGCGGAGCCGGGAGGACGCCGCGGCGCTCGCGGCGGAGGTGCTCGAGAAGCTGAAGCGCGGCGACGACTTCGCAGGCGTCGCGGCGAAGTACTCCGATTGCCCGTCGAAGGCGGAGGGGGGCGATCTCGGCGTCGTCGCCGAGGGCACGATGACCCCGCGGTTCGAGGCCGCCGTGTTCTCGCTCGCTCCCGGCGCGCGCAGCGGCGTGGTCGAGACCGAGTTCGGGTTCCACGTCCTGGAGCGGCTCCGCTGA
- a CDS encoding peptidyl-prolyl cis-trans isomerase: MKRAIGAMTLVAALAAALGCGSKGVPDADAEKKAVAEPLQAKPAAKSGSASVETGGPRPVAPPLEKLSASHILIMHAGSERPKPGVTRTKAEALALAEELYAKLEKGADFAGLARKHSDCPSGVEEGGDLGIFPAGRMTPAFSDAVRALETGEISKPIETPFGYHLIKRQKVEEIHARHILVMHQGSKRKPASVTRSEDEARTLIGEIVEKLKDGADFAALAREHSDCPSGKRKGGDLGTFAKGKMAPPFEKAAFALEENQISDIVETDFGFHVIQRLP; the protein is encoded by the coding sequence ATGAAGAGAGCAATCGGTGCGATGACGTTGGTTGCGGCGCTCGCCGCGGCGCTCGGCTGCGGATCGAAGGGCGTGCCGGACGCGGACGCGGAGAAGAAGGCCGTCGCCGAGCCTTTGCAGGCGAAACCCGCGGCGAAGTCGGGCTCCGCCTCGGTGGAGACCGGGGGGCCGAGGCCCGTCGCTCCGCCTTTGGAGAAGCTCTCCGCCTCCCACATCCTGATCATGCACGCGGGCTCGGAGCGGCCGAAGCCGGGTGTCACCCGGACGAAGGCCGAGGCGCTCGCGCTCGCCGAGGAGCTGTACGCCAAGCTCGAGAAGGGGGCGGACTTCGCCGGGCTCGCCCGCAAGCACTCGGACTGCCCGTCGGGCGTCGAGGAGGGCGGGGATCTCGGCATCTTCCCCGCCGGGCGCATGACGCCGGCGTTCAGCGACGCCGTGCGCGCGCTCGAGACAGGCGAGATCTCGAAGCCTATCGAGACGCCGTTCGGCTACCACCTCATCAAGCGGCAGAAGGTGGAGGAGATCCACGCGCGGCACATCCTCGTCATGCACCAGGGCTCCAAGCGGAAGCCCGCGTCGGTGACGCGCAGTGAGGACGAGGCGCGCACGCTCATCGGGGAGATCGTCGAGAAGCTGAAGGACGGCGCCGACTTCGCCGCGCTCGCGCGGGAGCACTCGGACTGCCCGTCCGGGAAGCGCAAGGGCGGGGATCTCGGGACGTTCGCGAAGGGCAAGATGGCTCCGCCGTTCGAGAAGGCCGCGTTCGCGCTCGAGGAGAACCAGATCTCGGACATCGTGGAGACCGATTTCGGTTTCCACGTCATCCAGAGGCTGCCCTGA